In Lampris incognitus isolate fLamInc1 chromosome 20, fLamInc1.hap2, whole genome shotgun sequence, one genomic interval encodes:
- the LOC130130439 gene encoding insulin receptor substrate 2-B, with the protein MANFTNYQDSKAAMLMLETQQRDVGAKSAAANGDGPVGEPPSPLMNIGGAGGGGGGGSRFHQHLPPSNHHHHLSHLHHPPSGQPKDQLQQHPPSHHHYQPAQQQHLSGENVAESPGRKGASSSSSLSQVNVEDSSAASGSSSHIYASVSVANTSDVADDIRKCGYLRKQKHGHKRFFVLRAASHLGPSRLEYYDSEKKFRNSLRSAAAAAASGGAVAPSPPKRVIYLYQCFTVNKRADSKNKHLIALYTKDEYFAIVSENEQEQEDWYVAVSELMSEGKKGHLDSDDLDDGYGTVTPGTVFKEVWQVNVKPKGLGQTKNLTGVYRLCLSTKTIHLVKLNSETPCVNLQLMNIRRCGHSESFFFIEVGRSSSIGPGEIWMQVDDSVVAQNMHETILETMKALKAFAEFRPRSKSQSSGSNPMPFITTRRHLGNLPPSQTGLQRRSRTESVVGTPPSSKSSGASGYRFRTSSEGEGTMNRPFRSATGSLVHLNTARAHLGRQEGGSAGSGGSGIATGNAGTSTGSGRYVRAIPGSSSSSATYHARSASLPVSHFPSTTSPVSVSSSSGHGSVSDTLTRPSSASICGSPSDGGFNSSDEYGSSPGDFRYFRVRSNTPDSLGNTPPIREENCLSDYMAMGWNREVFGAGNHNNGTASGGDAPRDESTSTTEDERSCSSSSSMRRRTHSFSRPVGSGATGGLGVAVYQKMTQTTFSLDEASAGEAVLPFGGGLLRGGPSSSSSSLRSDYSSCSEHSQQSRPSTLSHTDAGGERLPLSATSSSSSAKEDSGYMPMMCGVAVSSRDTPPDYMPMQPSSYPHAQPISHSPQFHSLALGPRSSQHHHQPHPQSSTDAHGYMMMLPGGQERPSPLQASPGPHGGPRTAGCSVDSSGNDVAEKPENGEYMDMSHSGSPATRRLPAEGSTGYYALSTPEGPPKSYSPYFSLPRSYKAPTRDQEREKEEKEYGEYVPMSSPAKPVYASVATALTLASTPEKRTTATPSHPPPPYGAQHTTAVMADRRAVRPTRLPLGRRSFHGSLRVTEPTTATPGASTSVPVTSDSLDRPSSPGEYINIEFGDHYPHQQQLPSSFPLSDQDDTSSLGSGDHHCSPPHPQLQTHQDYMSVELGADQQENTECLGKNQSPRPSLVAPWNPPSYIRPLAANPGALASPGAPTAGHWNSMGDDYTDMTFNLARGDGSRTSPTAMLQHLCMMEGRYGRAPPAVTTSSPSFSPPMAPQSPGRATTHQPEPKVVRADPQGRRRHSSETFSSSSNPTVGGAGGVPSIPSNPSASNGSYLTDSQGSRWASSGSFDSVWMSVEGRGDSLALHTPIRASELGTAASGNSASSPSGAVGGRMCRNMSVGYQNGLNYIALELREDGSNAGGVSTLTTVAAGVTGSGGSLSSTAAVPLPENGAYASIDFTKSDGVTTTTTD; encoded by the exons ATGGCAAATTTCACGAACTACCAGGACAGCAAAGCCGCAATGTTGATGCTGGAGACACAACAGAGGGACGTGGGGGCGAAATCGGCCGCCGCAAACGGAGACGGCCCGGTCGGGGAACCCCCTTCCCCGTTAATGAACATCGGCggcgctggaggaggaggaggaggaggctctcGCTTCCACCAGCATTTGCCGCcttccaaccaccaccaccacctcagcCACCTCCACCATCCGCCGTCAGGGCAGCCAAAGGATCAACTGCAGCAGCACCCGCCGTCTCATCATCACTACCAACCGGCTCAACAGCAGCATCTTTCCGGCGAAAACGTCGCGGAGTCCCCCGGTCGGAAAGGAGCCTCCTCCTCGTCGTCGCTCAGCCAGGTAAATGTTGAGGACTCCTCTGCCGCTAGCGGCAGTAGCAGCCATATATATGCGTCTGTTAGCGTTGCAAACACCTCGGACGTAGCGGACGATATTCGCAAATGTGGCTACCTGAGAAAACAGAAACACGGCCACAAAAGGTTTTTTGTGCTGCGGGCGGCCAGCCACCTAGGCCCGAGCCGCTTGGAGTACTACGACAGTGAGAAGAAATTCCGGAATAGCCTGCGGTCCGCCGCCGCAGCTGCTGCAAGCGGCGGCGCGGTCGCCCCTTCTCCCCCGAAACGGGTTATTTACCTCTACCAGTGCTTTACGGTAAACAAAAGGGCGGATTCTAAGAACAAGCACCTCATTGCCCTCTACACTAAGGACGAGTACTTTGCCATTGTGTCCGAAAACGAGCAGGAGCAGGAGGACTGGTACGTAGCGGTAAGCGAGTTAATGAGCGAAGGCAAAAAGGGTCACTTAGACTCCGATGACTTAGATGACGGTTACGGTACAGTCACCCCCGGTACTGTGTTTAAGGAGGTGTGGCAGGTGAATGTAAAACCCAAGGGACTCGGTCAAACCAAAAATCTCACGGGTGTTTATCGGCTATGCCTCTCAACTAAAACTATTCACCTCGTTAAGCTTAATTCCGAAACCCCCTGCGTCAACCTCCAGTTGATGAATATCCGGCGTTGTGGACATTCAGAAAGTTTCTTTTTCATAGAGGTAGGACGTTCCTCCTCCATCGGGCCAGGCGAGATATGGATGCAGGTGGATGATTCTGTCGTGGCGCAGAACATGCACGAAACCATCCTAGAGACCATGAAGGCCCTTAAAGCCTTTGCTGAGTTCCGGCCCCGCAGCAAAAGCCAATCATCGGGATCCAACCCGATGCCATTCATCACTACACGGCGTCACCTAGGCAACCTGCCCCCGAGCCAAACAGGGCTGCAACGGCGGTCGAGAACGGAGTCCGTGGTTGGAACGCCACCTTCAAGTAAAAGCTCCGGCGCCAGCGGCTACCGGTTCCGAACTTCAAGTGAAGGTGAGGGGACAATGAACCGCCCATTTCGCTCTGCCACTGGAAGTCTGGTGCACCTAAACACTGCCCGTGCCCACCTGGGCCGACAGGAGGGTGGGAGCGCTGGAAGTGGTGGTAGTGGCATTGCCACCGGAAATGCTGGTACGAGCACTGGGAGTGGGCGCTACGTTAGGGCCATCCCAGGATCGTCGTCATCCTCTGCCACGTACCATGCCCGCTCTGCATCCCTGCCTGTGTCCCACTTCCCCTCCACCACCAGCCCCGTGAGTGTGTCCTCCAGCAGTGGGCATGGCTCTGTGTCAGACACGCTTACCCGCCCATCAAGCGCATCCATCTGTGGTTCGCCGTCTGATGGTGGCTTCAACTCCTCAGACGAGTACGGCTCCAGCCCCGGCGACTTCCGCTACTTCCGTGTCCGAAGCAACACGCCAGACTCACTGGGTAACACGCCACCCATCAGGGAGGAGAACTGCCTCAGTGATTATATGGCTATGGGCTGGAATCGCGAGGTCTTTGGTGCCGGTAACCATAACAATGGTACTGCCAGTGGGGGGGATGCACCGCGAGACGAAAGCACGTCCACAACTGAAGACGAGcgctcctgctcctcctcttcgTCCATGAGGAGGCGCACGCACTCCTTCTCCAGGCCCGTTGGAAGCGGCGCCACAGGTGGGCTTGGTGTGGCGGTCTACCAGAAGATGACGCAGACCACATTCTCATTGGACGAGGCTTCGGCAGGGGAGGCAGTATTGCCGTTTGGTGGGGGGCTTCTGCGCGGCGggccctcctcgtcctcctcctccctaCGCTCTGACTATAGCTCCTGCTCAGAGCACAGTCAGCAGAGCCGGCCTTCCACTCTGTCACACACGGATGCTGGTGGGGAGCGCCTCCCCCTGTCAGccacctcatcctcctcctctgccAAGGAAGATAGCGGCTACATGCCTATGATGTGTGGCGTGGCCGTGTCATCGCGGGACACGCCCCCCGACTACATGCCTATGCAACCCAGTTCCTACCCCCATGCCCAACCCATCTCCCACTCCCCACAATTCCACAGCCTGGCTCTGGGCCCACGTTCatcccaacaccaccaccaaccccaTCCCCAGTCCTCAACGGACGCTCATGGTTACATGATGATGCTCCCAGGGGGCCAGGAGAGGCCCTCCCCACTGCAGGCCTCTCCTGGACCCCATGGCGGCCCCAGAACGGCCGGGTGTAGCGTCGATAGCAGTGGGAATGATGTGGCGGAGAAGCCAGAGAATGGGGAGTACATGGACATGTCCCACAGTGGCAGCCCGGCCACACGCAGGCTTCCAGCTGAGGGGAGCACTGGCTACTATGCGCTCAGCACCCCTGAGGGCCCTCCTAAGTCCTACAGCCCCTATTTCTCCCTCCCCCGCTCCTACAAGGCACCCACcagagaccaggagagggagaaggaggaaaAGGAGTATGGGGAGTATGTTCCCATGAGCTCCCCAGCCAAGCCCGTCTATGCTTCAGTTGCTACAGCACTAACGTTAGCCTCCACCCCAGAGAAAAGGACCACCGCTACCCCTTCTCACCCGCCCCCACCTTACGGAGCCCAGCACACTACCGCCGTGATGGCTGATCGTCGTGCTGTACGGCCAACCAGGCTGCCATTAGGCCGGCGGAGTTTTCACGGGTCACTACGAGTTACCGAGCCCACCACAGCGACCCCAGGAGCCTCCACCTCTGTCCCTGTTACCAGTGACTCATTAGACAGGCCTTCTAGTCCAGGAGAGTATATCAACATAGAGTTTGGTGATCACTACCCACACCAACAGCAACTCCCCagctcctttcctctctctgacCAGGATGACACATCCTCCCTAGGATCCGGTGACCACCATTgctcacccccccatccccaGCTCCAGACACACCAGGACTACATGAGTGTGGAGTTGGGGGCGGACCAGCAGGAAAACACAGAATGCCTGGGTAAGAATCAGTCACCCAGGCCCAGCCTTGTCGCTCCCTGGAACCCACCCAGCTACATCAGACCCCTGGCTGCTAACCCAGGGGCGCTGGCCTCCCCTGGAGCCCCAACAGCAGGTCACTGGAACTCAATGGGAGATGACTACACAGACATGACTTTTAATCTGGCTAGGGGGGATGGGTCACGGACAAGCCCCACAGCCATGCTGCAGCATCTCTGCATGATGGAGGGGCGCTATGGCCGTGCTCCTCCGGCGGTCACCACTTCATCCCCCTCCTTCTCCCCTCCCATGGCCCCACAAAGCCCTGGGAGAGCAACCACCCACCAGCCAGAGCCCAAGGTGGTACGAGCGGACCCCCAGGGCAGGAGGAGACACAGCTCTGAAACGTTCTCCTCCAGCTCAAACCCCACCGTAGGAGGGGCCGGGGGCGTCCCCTCCATCCCCAGCAATCCCTCTGCCTCAAACGGTTCTTACCTAACAGACAGTCAGGGCTCCAGGTGGGCCAGCTCTGGGTCCTTTGACAGCGTGTGGATGTCTGTAGAAGGGCGGGGAGATTCCCTGGCTCTCCACACCCCGATCAGAGCCTCTGAATTGGGCACGGCCGCCAGCGGGAATTCAGCCTCGTCCCCCTCTGGAGCTGTGGGTGGTAGAATGTGCCGGAATATGTCTGTAGGCTATCAAAACGGGCTTAACTACATCGCCTTGGAGCTGAGAGAGGATGGGAGTAACGCCGGGGGGGTGTCAACGCTGACGACGGTGGCAGCAGGAGTCACTGGCAGCGGCGGCAGCTTGTCATCGACGGCAGCAGTACCTCTACCAGAGAATGGAGCCTACGCCAGTATAGACTTCACAAAATCTGATGGAGTCACCACAACAACCACAG actgA